The following are encoded in a window of Ignavibacteriales bacterium genomic DNA:
- a CDS encoding S9 family peptidase, producing MNPLKMFTVLLFVISTQIIPQEKLFTVEDVVQGSFNRSALSGMRQLNWIPNTDNYVWTDGTDDKSVLLVSTPKSAKADTLLKLAELNSFFTKQNEKPLLSMPSVIWSSANEFYFRSGLKYYSFNLKFKKLTNVNSVADGAADQTLSPNKKLVAYTKRNNLFLSLGDTQIIQITADKDTNIVNGQSVHRDEFGINGGIFWSPNNNYIAFYRMDQTMVTDYPLVDLTYTPARLKFIKYPMAGQASHHVTVGIYEIKTGKTVWLKTGEPLDQYLTNLAWSPDEKILFIAHLNRDQNQMQMKKYDIATGEVIKILFEEKDNEYVEPLNPIVFLPNSNDKFIWESQRDGYNHIYLYDVEGNLIRQVTDGHWVVTSFNGFDKSGKNIFISATKESPLEKHYYRVNIETGKMDRLTKEIGTHNVVVNSSSEYFIDTYSNVTTPRLVNLLNKKGELVRNLLTTDNPYKDYRMGSTKLFSIKNDEGTELFCRMITPPNFDQTKKYPVIVYVYGGPHAQEVTNIFGTGRYFLWFYLMAQKGFIVFTLDNRGSANRGLDFEQAVFRHLGTNEVKDQMAGVNYLKSLPYVDGNRFGVYGWSYGGFMTTSLMLRTNGAFKVGACGGAVIDWKFYEVMYGERYMDTPQTNPDGYKEASLLNYVDNLKGKLLLVHGTSDPTVVWQNTLLFAKKCSELNKPLDYYPYIGSGHGVGGKDALQLYYKITNYFLDNL from the coding sequence ATGAATCCTCTAAAAATGTTTACTGTTTTATTATTTGTAATCTCAACTCAAATAATTCCTCAGGAAAAACTTTTTACTGTAGAAGATGTTGTCCAAGGTTCATTTAACAGATCGGCTTTATCAGGCATGAGACAACTTAATTGGATTCCAAATACAGATAATTATGTTTGGACCGACGGAACGGATGATAAATCCGTTTTACTAGTTTCAACACCAAAAAGTGCAAAAGCTGATACTCTTCTGAAATTAGCTGAACTAAATTCATTTTTTACTAAGCAAAATGAAAAACCATTACTCTCTATGCCATCTGTTATTTGGTCGTCTGCCAATGAATTTTACTTCCGTAGCGGATTAAAATATTATTCCTTCAATTTGAAATTTAAAAAACTGACAAATGTAAATTCAGTTGCAGATGGAGCAGCTGATCAAACACTTTCACCTAATAAAAAATTAGTTGCTTACACAAAAAGGAATAACCTCTTTCTTAGTCTCGGTGATACTCAAATCATTCAAATAACTGCTGATAAAGATACTAACATAGTTAACGGGCAATCAGTGCATCGGGATGAATTCGGAATTAACGGGGGAATTTTTTGGTCGCCGAATAATAACTACATAGCATTCTATCGAATGGATCAAACTATGGTAACAGATTATCCGTTGGTTGATCTCACTTACACTCCCGCCCGTTTAAAATTCATTAAATATCCTATGGCTGGGCAAGCAAGTCATCATGTTACTGTTGGTATTTACGAGATCAAAACTGGAAAAACAGTCTGGCTGAAAACCGGTGAACCGCTTGATCAGTATTTAACAAATCTTGCATGGTCCCCTGACGAAAAAATACTTTTTATTGCTCACCTTAACAGAGATCAAAATCAAATGCAAATGAAAAAGTATGATATAGCAACTGGTGAAGTGATCAAAATTTTATTTGAAGAAAAAGATAATGAATATGTTGAACCGTTAAATCCAATCGTATTCTTACCGAATTCTAATGATAAATTTATTTGGGAATCGCAGAGAGACGGATATAATCACATTTATCTTTATGATGTTGAAGGCAATTTAATAAGGCAAGTAACAGATGGTCATTGGGTTGTAACATCATTTAACGGATTTGATAAATCCGGTAAAAATATTTTTATATCTGCAACAAAAGAAAGTCCACTGGAAAAACATTACTACAGAGTAAATATTGAAACCGGTAAAATGGATCGTCTTACAAAAGAAATCGGAACACATAATGTTGTTGTAAATTCAAGTTCAGAATATTTTATTGATACTTATTCAAATGTTACAACACCGCGTTTAGTTAATCTTCTAAACAAAAAAGGTGAATTAGTTAGAAATCTTCTAACTACAGATAATCCATACAAAGATTACAGGATGGGAAGCACAAAACTTTTCAGTATTAAAAACGATGAAGGGACTGAACTGTTTTGCAGAATGATTACACCGCCAAATTTCGATCAGACTAAAAAATATCCGGTAATTGTTTATGTTTATGGCGGACCGCATGCTCAAGAAGTTACAAATATTTTCGGCACTGGAAGATACTTTTTATGGTTCTATTTAATGGCTCAGAAGGGTTTTATAGTTTTCACTTTGGATAACCGTGGCTCAGCAAATAGAGGTCTAGATTTCGAACAAGCAGTCTTTCGTCATTTAGGAACAAATGAAGTTAAAGATCAAATGGCAGGTGTTAATTATCTTAAGTCACTTCCATATGTTGATGGAAATCGTTTTGGTGTTTACGGCTGGAGCTACGGTGGATTTATGACGACTTCTTTAATGCTAAGAACAAACGGCGCTTTCAAAGTTGGTGCTTGCGGCGGTGCTGTGATTGATTGGAAGTTTTATGAAGTTATGTACGGTGAAAGATATATGGATACTCCTCAGACAAATCCTGATGGATATAAAGAAGCGAGTTTGCTCAATTATGTAGATAATCTAAAAGGAAAACTCTTATTAGTTCATGGAACAAGCGATCCAACTGTAGTTTGGCAAAACACACTTCTATTTGCTAAGAAATGTTCCGAACTAAACAAACCGCTGGATTATTATCCATATATAGGATCAGGGCATGGTGTTGGTGGAAAGGATGCCCTTCAACTGTATTACAAAATAACCAACTACTTTTTAGATAACCTTTGA
- a CDS encoding response regulator → MTGAKLDLLIKLNELAEYARRGDEFLPDEICNFLSNEFDLNGAALFSIGDNNSFHPIGKSAGVKKNQLKGNSFICPNCKHFAGVQSNTLILDSNCSIQISDNISNEGCYLINLSDLDKMMIKVAKKTAFKQNDKDNLEKAIQLISSLILLWLEKRGGTKHSTASLARIVTETTNELKTSSNNIMSSTSALSGSALSPSNSESINSLKKNAQNILLNINDLNEISKIESNSVTRNQKSVELIPFINEIVELFKRNLGNRKITFSVSVDKLLNKSVILDDQKLRYILSSFLFVSTNLTTKGEISVIASVIQNNLVRFVISDSGTVIESKIIDKLFDPFTLFQMEGFKNSPLTGLSLTLVKKYVHYLGGEISTTSTAGKGNTFTFTINGEVMAEIGNSISQLPKPTSVNKVLVIEDDYATSKLLTNYLNKWGYNPTIVSTEEQAFGVINKEPLLAIILDIELPNINGLELLKKLHDNPQTKNTPVIVCSIEPEQQKAFMMGAVEYFIKPINYNYLVEVLTNYKLRKNSNVLCVDDDLPTLNLVKQAIESAGFIAIAENVSAKVMDRIKDKDVDLAIVDLDMPEPNGFELIKLIKSDKKFAHLPIIIYTGKENYREDLYKIEGLFEELLDKHSTNIEDLADTISAMINRYETPPSVEEVMHRDNVIKILLAEDYKHSQIIVTRLLKKNGFENVIVVENGEDAVKMAHQEKFDLILMVMQMPIMNGFEATEKIREIPEYREVPIIALTAFAMKGDREKCLESGATDYIPKPIDSKEFIEKVKYYTNVSA, encoded by the coding sequence TTGACCGGTGCAAAATTAGACCTATTAATAAAGCTAAATGAACTTGCCGAATATGCTCGCCGTGGAGATGAATTTTTACCGGATGAGATATGCAATTTCCTTTCCAATGAATTTGATCTAAATGGCGCTGCTCTTTTTTCTATAGGTGATAACAATTCTTTTCATCCAATAGGTAAATCTGCCGGTGTTAAGAAAAATCAGCTCAAAGGCAATTCTTTCATCTGTCCTAACTGTAAACATTTCGCCGGAGTTCAAAGCAACACTTTAATTCTTGATAGTAATTGTTCAATCCAAATTTCAGATAACATAAGTAATGAGGGATGTTATTTGATCAATCTTTCAGATTTAGATAAGATGATGATCAAAGTAGCTAAAAAAACTGCATTTAAACAAAACGATAAAGACAACTTAGAAAAAGCCATTCAGCTTATTTCATCATTAATATTGTTATGGTTAGAAAAACGCGGTGGTACAAAACATTCAACAGCTTCTCTTGCTAGAATTGTTACAGAAACTACTAATGAACTTAAGACTAGTTCCAATAACATAATGAGTTCTACTTCCGCATTATCAGGCTCAGCATTATCTCCATCGAATTCTGAAAGCATTAATTCATTAAAGAAAAATGCTCAGAATATTCTTTTGAACATTAATGATCTTAATGAAATTTCTAAGATCGAATCTAACTCTGTTACCAGAAATCAAAAAAGTGTAGAACTTATTCCGTTTATCAATGAGATAGTAGAATTATTTAAAAGAAATCTTGGTAATCGTAAAATTACGTTTTCAGTTAGCGTAGATAAGTTATTAAATAAATCCGTGATATTAGATGATCAGAAACTGCGTTACATCTTGAGCAGTTTCCTTTTTGTTTCAACAAACCTTACAACTAAAGGTGAAATTTCGGTTATAGCTTCTGTCATTCAGAATAATTTAGTAAGATTTGTTATCTCTGATTCCGGAACTGTTATTGAAAGTAAGATAATTGATAAACTATTCGATCCATTTACTCTTTTTCAAATGGAGGGATTTAAAAACTCTCCTTTAACAGGACTCAGTTTAACATTGGTAAAAAAATATGTACATTATTTGGGTGGAGAAATTTCAACAACAAGCACTGCGGGGAAAGGAAATACTTTCACGTTCACTATTAATGGAGAAGTAATGGCTGAAATAGGAAACAGTATCTCACAATTACCCAAACCAACTTCGGTAAATAAAGTTCTTGTTATTGAGGATGATTATGCAACATCGAAGCTTTTAACAAATTACCTAAATAAATGGGGTTATAATCCAACCATTGTAAGTACAGAAGAACAGGCTTTTGGCGTTATCAATAAAGAACCTCTACTCGCCATTATCTTAGATATCGAACTTCCGAATATAAACGGTCTCGAATTATTGAAGAAACTACATGATAATCCTCAGACAAAAAATACACCGGTAATTGTTTGCTCTATTGAACCGGAACAACAAAAAGCATTTATGATGGGTGCCGTAGAATATTTTATTAAACCGATAAATTACAATTACCTTGTTGAAGTTCTAACAAATTATAAACTGAGAAAAAATTCAAATGTCCTTTGTGTTGATGATGATTTACCTACTCTAAATTTAGTTAAGCAGGCAATTGAATCTGCAGGATTTATAGCTATTGCTGAAAATGTTTCTGCAAAAGTTATGGATAGAATTAAAGATAAAGATGTTGATTTGGCTATTGTTGATCTGGATATGCCAGAGCCAAACGGATTTGAATTGATCAAACTGATTAAGTCAGATAAAAAGTTTGCACACCTCCCAATTATAATTTATACCGGTAAAGAGAATTACAGAGAAGACCTCTACAAGATTGAAGGATTATTTGAAGAACTGCTTGATAAACACTCTACGAATATTGAAGATCTCGCAGATACTATAAGTGCAATGATCAACCGCTATGAAACACCTCCTTCAGTTGAAGAAGTAATGCACAGAGATAATGTGATAAAGATATTATTAGCAGAAGATTATAAACACTCACAAATAATTGTTACACGATTGTTAAAGAAAAATGGTTTTGAGAATGTTATAGTTGTTGAAAACGGCGAAGATGCGGTTAAAATGGCTCATCAAGAAAAATTTGATTTGATCTTGATGGTTATGCAAATGCCCATTATGAACGGCTTTGAAGCAACAGAGAAGATTCGCGAAATACCCGAGTATCGAGAAGTTCCGATAATTGCATTAACAGCTTTTGCTATGAAAGGTGATCGTGAAAAATGTCTAGAATCCGGTGCAACCGATTATATTCCAAAACCAATCGACAGCAAAGAATTCATCGAAAAAGTGAAATACTATACAAATGTTTCTGCCTAA